The following coding sequences lie in one Haematobia irritans isolate KBUSLIRL chromosome 3, ASM5000362v1, whole genome shotgun sequence genomic window:
- the LOC142230592 gene encoding uncharacterized protein LOC142230592, producing the protein MVEKMQSMKSIPLRNDYIVNMNSLIIIALLCSYGCYAMESHEEVVTTVKPHTLSDKVVQQIEALAQLVKDRQKEKSQQKVTDARNKVTPPPHVAEKITRLEQHIKEIMQQVEHHIPQVVQHAIAQKQQHHVGVKKVESTVEIPQHIKDVVQQIHHHIPQVIDHHLNTKDKHVVPDQVKNVVNQVHQHVPQIVQHHVSQVQHVAGHVKPVVSGVVEDVVDRKVVNQVQTTVPMVDVVEKKVVDTVVPVVEKKVVPHHVQNVVNQVHHHIPQVVHHHVVNNVQPSVVPVVVEKKVPHHVQHVVNQVHQHVPQVVQHHVENHVKPSVVPVVVEKKVVDVEVPDHVKNIVNQVHEHVPQVVHHHVTQHVKPSVVVEKKVVDVQVPDHVNNIVNQVHQHIPQVVNHHVTQHVKPSVVPVVVEKKVVDVEVPDHVKNIVNQVHKHVPQVVQHHVQNHVKTTVVPVVVEKKVVDVEVPDHVKNIVNQVHQHIPQVINHHVSQHVKPSVVPGVVEKKVVDVEVPDHVKNIVNQVHQHIPQVINHHVSQHVKPSEVSVVVEKKAVDKVVVPVHVQEIVNQVHQHVPQVVQHVVANKEKTGKAVPHHVTHQVNTETPTVVQTSLNVHGHKPHVVVPQHVDEIVSQIHHHIPQVIHHHIDNKDKTVVKNVVSHVEVPHVVSHRATAHVNKGHNIPMDVIQKKVDLITSQIEKHIPQVIHHHMVAQKHGVSTPVKVDHKVPTDSVHTYSVTNKKTNQVVSVAALVRKHKVPHVHVDVHVGDHHHH; encoded by the exons ATGGTTGAGAAAATGCAGTCGATGAAAAGCATTCCTTTACGAAACGACTACATTGTGAATATGAATTCCTTGATAATCATTG cccTTCTTTGTTCCTATGGCTGCTATGCCATGGAATCACACGAAGAGGTTGTAACTACGGTGAAGCCACATACTTTGAGTGATAAAGTAGTTCAACAAATTGAGgcattggcacaattagttaagGATCGTCAAAAAGAGAAATCCCAACAAAAAGTCACTGATGCTCGTAATAAAGTAACACCTCCACCTCATGTGGCAGAAAAAATTACTCGCTTGGAGCAACATATAAAGGAAATAATGCAACAAGTTGAACATCATATACCACAAGTTGTACAACATGCTATtgcacaaaagcaacaacaccaTGTGGGTGTAAAGAAAGTTGAGAGCACTGTAGAAATTCCGCAACATATCAAGGATGTGGTACAACAAATTCATCACCATATTCCCCAAGTCATAGATCATCATTTGAATACGAAGGATAAACATGTTGTGCCTGATCAGgtgaaaaatgttgtaaatcaaGTTCATCAACATGTTCCCCAAATTGTGCAACATCATGTCTCTCAAGTTCAGCATGTTGCAGGTCATGTAAAACCCGTTGTATCTGGGGTTGTAGAGGATGTGGTTGATAGAAAAGTTGTTAACCAGGTTCAAACAACTGTCCCAATGGTTGATGTTGTCGAGAAGAAAGTTGTAGATACTGTAGTACCCGTGGTTGAGAAAAAAGTAGTCCCTCATCATGTTCAAAATGTAGTCAATCAGGTTCATCATCATATCCCCCAGGTTGTACATCATCATGTTGTTAATAATGTCCAACCCTCTGTAGTTCCAGTTGTTGTTGAGAAAAAAGTTCCACACCATGTTCAACATGTGGTAAACCAGGTACATCAACATGTCCCCCAAGTTGTGCAACATCATGTTGAAAACCATGTCAAGCCTTCTGTTGTTCCAGTTGTTGTTGAAAAGAAGGTAGTTGATGTAGAAGTTCCCGATCatgttaaaaatattgtcaaccagGTGCATGAACATGTTCCTCAAGTGGTCCATCATCATGTCACCCAACACGTTAAACCCTCTGTGGTTGTTGAAAAGAAGGTTGTCGATGTACAAGTTCCCGATCATGTTAACAATATTGTCAATCAAGTTCATCAACATATCCCCCAAGTGGTCAATCATCATGTCACACAACACGTAAAACCTTCTGTGGTTCCTGTGGTTGTTGAAAAGAAGGTAGTTGATGTAGAAGTTCCCGATCatgttaaaaatattgtcaaccagGTGCATAAACATGTTCCTCAAGTAGTGCAACATCACGTTCAAAACCATGTCAAGACTACTGTTGTTCCTGTAGTGGTTGAGAAAAAGGTTGTCGATGTAGAAGTTCCCGATCatgttaaaaatattgtcaatcaaGTTCATCAACATATCCCCCAAGTGATCAATCATCATGTCAGCCAACACGTAAAACCCTCTGTGGTTCCTGGGGTTGTTGAAAAAAAGGTAGTCGATGTAGAAGTTCCGGATCatgttaaaaatattgtcaatcaaGTTCATCAACATATTCCCCAAGTGATCAATCATCATGTCAGCCAACACGTAAAACCCTCTGAAGTTTCAGTTGTTGTTGAAAAGAAGGCAGTTGATAAAGTTGTCGTTCCCGTTCATGTTCAAGAGATCGTCAATCAAGTGCACCAACATGTCCCCCAAGTGGTGCAGCATGTCGTGGCCAACAAAGAGAAAACTGGCAAAGCTGTACCCCATCATGTAACCCATCAAGTAAATACTGAAACTCCAACAGTGGTTCAAACATCTCTAAATGTCCATGGACATAAACCTCATGTAGTTGTTCCCCAACATGTTGACGAAATAGTTTCACAAATTCACCATCACATTCCACAAGTTATACATCATCACATTGACAACAAGGATAAGACCGTGGTTAAAAATGTCGTCTCGCATGTTGAGGTTCCACATGTAGTCTCTCATCGGGCTACTGCTCATGTCAATAAGGGCCATAATATACCGATGGATgttattcaaaaaaaagttgatttGATCACTTCACAAATCGAAAAGCATATTCCTCAAGTTATTCATCATCATATGGTTGCGCAGAAACATGGAGTATCTACCCCCGTAAAGGTTGATCATAAAGTTCCCACCGATTCAGTACACACTTATTCTGTCACCAATAAGAAAACCAATCAAGTAGTGAGTGTTGCTGCTCTTGTACGTAAACATAAAGTGCCCCATGTGCATGTTGATGTCCATGTGGgagatcatcatcatcattag